In the genome of Flavobacterium panacagri, one region contains:
- a CDS encoding choice-of-anchor I family protein, with amino-acid sequence MKKLSISLLAALFIMASCNNDENSNNEPEVVVNENPATFKEIGSITIGGEAAAEISAYCEKTKRLFTVNNSGVNQIDVIDITDPTKPMKIGKIDLVAYEGAANSVSVFDGKLAVALESTANKQANGKVVVFNTSDYSLIKQVTVGALPDMVTFSPDGKYIMTANEGEPNTDYSQDPNGTISIIETSTYTVTTLDFASFASQAATLAKDGFRISKFAKSFAQDIEPEYITISDDSKTAWVTLQENNGVAKVDLTSKTITAIYPLGLKDYNTAENAIDVSDLDDKIAFNPWKVKGLFMPDAISHFSANNVPYFVTANEGDAREYNAYTDIKRMKSVKLDATAFPDATLKLDANLGRLNLVTDMGDTDGDGDLDELVSFGARSFSIWNGNTGKIVYDSKNDLDKKAHEMGLYDDKRSDDKGSEPEAVYVAKMGTQNILFVGLERADAFLTYDVTNPNSPQYLQTVKTGDAPEGLLFIPASKSPTKRSLLVVSSEGDGTVKIYQPDLK; translated from the coding sequence ATGAAAAAATTATCTATCTCTTTATTAGCAGCTCTTTTTATTATGGCAAGCTGTAATAATGATGAAAATTCAAACAACGAACCTGAAGTTGTTGTAAACGAAAATCCAGCCACTTTCAAAGAAATTGGTTCTATTACAATTGGCGGTGAAGCAGCTGCAGAAATTTCGGCTTATTGCGAAAAAACAAAAAGATTATTTACAGTAAATAACAGTGGAGTCAATCAAATTGATGTTATTGATATCACAGATCCAACAAAACCAATGAAAATTGGAAAAATTGATTTAGTAGCTTATGAAGGAGCTGCAAACAGCGTTTCTGTATTTGATGGGAAATTGGCTGTTGCTCTAGAATCTACTGCAAATAAACAAGCTAACGGAAAAGTTGTTGTTTTCAACACTTCTGACTATAGTTTAATCAAACAAGTTACTGTTGGAGCTTTGCCAGATATGGTAACATTTTCTCCTGATGGAAAATACATTATGACAGCTAACGAAGGGGAACCAAATACAGATTACTCACAAGATCCAAACGGAACTATTTCTATTATTGAAACAAGCACTTATACTGTAACAACTTTAGATTTCGCTTCTTTTGCAAGTCAGGCGGCAACATTAGCAAAAGATGGATTCAGAATTTCTAAATTCGCTAAGAGTTTTGCTCAGGATATTGAACCAGAATACATTACTATTTCTGATGATTCAAAAACGGCTTGGGTAACTTTACAAGAAAATAATGGTGTAGCTAAAGTTGACTTAACTTCTAAAACTATAACCGCTATTTATCCTTTAGGTCTAAAAGATTATAATACAGCAGAAAATGCTATTGATGTAAGCGATCTTGACGATAAAATTGCTTTTAATCCTTGGAAAGTTAAAGGATTATTTATGCCAGATGCAATCAGTCATTTTTCTGCTAACAATGTTCCTTATTTTGTTACTGCTAATGAAGGAGATGCCAGAGAATACAATGCTTACACTGATATTAAAAGAATGAAAAGTGTAAAACTTGATGCAACAGCTTTTCCTGATGCTACTTTAAAATTAGATGCCAATTTAGGAAGATTAAATCTAGTTACTGATATGGGAGATACTGATGGCGATGGAGATCTAGACGAATTGGTAAGTTTTGGAGCAAGATCTTTCTCTATCTGGAACGGAAATACAGGAAAAATTGTTTATGATAGTAAAAATGATCTTGACAAAAAGGCTCATGAAATGGGACTTTATGACGACAAAAGAAGTGATGACAAAGGTTCTGAGCCAGAAGCAGTATATGTTGCAAAAATGGGAACTCAGAATATTCTTTTCGTTGGCTTGGAAAGAGCTGATGCATTTTTAACTTATGATGTTACAAATCCAAACTCTCCGCAATATTTACAAACAGTAAAAACTGGAGATGCACCAGAAGGATTATTATTCATCCCAGCCTCTAAAAGTCCTACAAAAAGAAGTTTATTAGTAGTAAGCAGCGAAGGAGACGGAACGGTAAAAATTTACCAGCCAGATTTGAAATAA
- a CDS encoding OmpA family protein produces the protein MKKKLVSASLLLLSFAAGAQNMATTSTKPSVDQEFNKWSIELNGGVNKPTRAMTPGYTTESANFFHGDLGVRYMFNPKFGLKLDVGYDQFKEKKNTPDFESRYVRASLQGVVNVGRALNFETWTNTIGLLAHGGFGVSQISTETGFGGQDYMAHGIAGLTGQIRLSNRVALTGDLTGIVNGRQNWNFDGMGNTTTGSFDGVLLNASVGLTFYLGKNQKHADWVGEEDRIGELEKRVDLIETGLIDSDKDGVADLYDLEPNTIAGVAVNTKGQSIDTNQNGVPDELESYLDKTYEKKGAGTATNNTVEELINGGYVNVYFDFNSSKPTNASLSGVDFLVKYLKNNPGKSADIIGYADEIGNTNYNTELSRKRAEAVKKVAVNAGIDASRLNVIANGEDTSVNKNSKEARQIVRRVTFQVK, from the coding sequence ATGAAAAAGAAATTAGTATCAGCCTCTTTATTATTACTATCCTTTGCCGCTGGCGCACAAAATATGGCTACCACTTCTACCAAACCAAGTGTAGATCAGGAATTCAATAAATGGTCGATAGAACTTAACGGTGGTGTTAACAAACCAACGAGAGCTATGACTCCAGGTTACACTACAGAATCTGCCAACTTCTTTCACGGAGATTTAGGTGTGAGATATATGTTTAATCCAAAATTTGGTTTGAAATTAGATGTTGGTTATGACCAATTCAAAGAAAAAAAGAATACTCCAGATTTTGAAAGCCGTTACGTAAGAGCAAGTTTACAAGGAGTTGTGAATGTTGGACGTGCTTTAAACTTTGAAACATGGACAAATACAATCGGACTTTTGGCACATGGTGGTTTTGGAGTTTCACAAATTAGTACTGAAACAGGTTTTGGAGGTCAAGATTACATGGCGCACGGAATTGCTGGTTTAACTGGACAAATTAGATTAAGCAATAGAGTAGCATTAACTGGAGACCTTACCGGAATTGTGAATGGAAGACAAAACTGGAACTTTGACGGAATGGGCAACACTACAACAGGTTCTTTCGATGGAGTTTTATTAAATGCTTCTGTTGGTTTGACATTCTACTTAGGAAAAAACCAGAAACATGCTGACTGGGTTGGCGAAGAAGATAGAATTGGTGAATTGGAAAAAAGAGTGGACTTGATCGAAACTGGTCTTATCGATTCAGACAAAGATGGAGTTGCTGATTTATACGATTTAGAACCAAATACTATTGCAGGAGTTGCTGTCAACACAAAAGGTCAATCTATTGATACCAATCAAAATGGTGTGCCAGATGAGTTAGAAAGCTACTTAGATAAAACCTATGAGAAAAAAGGAGCTGGAACAGCTACAAACAATACTGTTGAAGAATTAATCAATGGAGGTTATGTAAATGTTTATTTCGACTTTAATTCGTCTAAACCTACAAATGCTTCTTTATCTGGTGTTGATTTCTTAGTGAAATATTTGAAAAACAATCCAGGAAAATCAGCTGATATTATTGGTTATGCTGATGAAATTGGAAACACAAACTACAATACTGAATTGTCTAGAAAAAGAGCGGAAGCTGTGAAAAAAGTAGCAGTAAATGCAGGAATAGACGCTTCAAGATTGAATGTAATTGCTAACGGAGAAGATACTTCTGTTAACAAGAACTCTAAAGAGGCACGTCAAATCGTGAGAAGAGTTACTTTCCAAGTGAAGTAA
- a CDS encoding agmatine deiminase family protein, translating to MSTNNRRFPAEWEKQQGIVLCFPHNGNDWPGKYEAVQWAFVEFIKKVATFETVFLVVADEKLKEKVADMLERARVNLENVSYIIHKTNRSWMRDSGPIIVKNGSKREALNFNFNGWAKYKNYQLDKFVPGKVADFIDVPLTQVMYKGKPVIVEGGAIDVNGKGTLLTSEECLMHPTIQVRNAGFTKEDYEAVFKEYLGVTNVIWLGDGIEGDDTHGHIDDLCRFVNEDTIVTIVETDKNDPNYKPLQDNLKRLQEAKLENGKSPVIVALPMPKRVDFEDLRLPASYANFLILNNCVLVPTFNDSNDRIALNILAECFPDREVIGISCIDFIWGFGTLHCLSQQIPA from the coding sequence ATGTCAACAAATAATAGAAGATTTCCAGCAGAATGGGAAAAACAACAAGGAATTGTATTGTGTTTTCCGCATAATGGCAACGATTGGCCAGGAAAATACGAAGCTGTTCAATGGGCTTTTGTAGAATTTATAAAAAAGGTAGCCACTTTTGAAACTGTTTTCTTGGTAGTAGCCGATGAAAAACTGAAAGAAAAAGTTGCCGATATGCTTGAAAGAGCTCGTGTAAATCTTGAAAATGTTTCTTATATCATTCATAAAACCAACAGAAGCTGGATGCGAGACTCTGGGCCAATTATTGTGAAAAATGGTTCAAAAAGGGAAGCGTTGAATTTCAATTTTAATGGCTGGGCAAAATATAAAAACTATCAATTAGATAAATTCGTTCCAGGTAAAGTCGCAGATTTTATTGATGTTCCGTTAACACAGGTAATGTATAAAGGAAAACCAGTAATTGTAGAAGGCGGAGCAATTGATGTAAATGGAAAAGGAACTTTACTGACTTCTGAAGAATGTTTGATGCATCCAACAATTCAGGTTCGTAATGCTGGTTTTACAAAAGAAGATTACGAAGCGGTTTTTAAAGAATATTTAGGAGTAACTAATGTTATCTGGCTTGGAGACGGAATAGAAGGCGATGATACGCATGGTCATATCGACGATTTATGCCGATTCGTAAATGAAGATACAATTGTAACGATTGTAGAAACAGATAAAAATGATCCAAATTATAAACCTTTGCAGGATAATTTGAAACGTCTACAAGAAGCAAAATTAGAAAACGGAAAATCGCCAGTAATTGTAGCATTACCAATGCCAAAACGTGTTGATTTTGAAGATCTAAGATTACCGGCTAGTTATGCTAATTTCTTAATCTTAAATAATTGCGTTTTAGTACCAACATTCAACGACAGCAACGATCGTATAGCATTGAATATTTTAGCAGAATGTTTCCCTGACAGAGAAGTTATTGGAATCAGCTGTATTGATTTCATCTGGGGATTTGGAACTTTACATTGTTTAAGTCAGCAGATTCCTGCATAA